One window of the Camelina sativa cultivar DH55 chromosome 1, Cs, whole genome shotgun sequence genome contains the following:
- the LOC104705601 gene encoding uncharacterized protein LOC104705601, whose product MIICPCKDCRNVVRQLNSVVVEHLVIRGMDEAYKVHSDWYHHGDVKSVDEFQSKPTQWNEEVFELYKAAEFFDQELAFRGDLADQPVGDLSEIAEGEDQQEDEFLAKIRDAETPLYPSCSNHSKLSAIVTLFRIKTHNGWSDKSFNELLQTLPSMLPDGNVFHTSLYDVKKFLKSFHMGYEKIDACVNDCCLFRKKLKKLDKCPKCNASRWKTNKRTNEVKKGVPQKVLRYFPIIPRLKRMFRSEDMAKDLRWHYTNKSTDGKLRHPVDSVTWAQMNEKYPSFAAEERNIRLGLSTDGFNPFNMKNSNYSSWPVLLVNYNLPPHLCMKKENIMLTLLIPGPQQPGNNIDVYLEPLIEDLNHLWKNGELTYDAFSKSTFTLKAMLLWTISDFPAYGNLAGCKVKGKMGCPMCGKNTDSMWLKFSRKHVYMCHRKGLAPTHRYREKKTWFDGKVEHRRKSRILTGHEVHQNLKNFQNDFGNVKKAGMKRKRTVXK is encoded by the coding sequence ATGATAATATGTCCTTGTAAAGACTGTCGTAATGTAGTACGACAGTTAAACAGTGTTGTGGTTGAGCATCTTGTAATAAGAGGGATGGATGAGGCATACAAGGTGCATAgtgattggtatcatcatggagatGTGAAGTCAGTAGATGAATTTCAAAGTAAACCAACTCAGTGGAATGAggaagtttttgagttatataaagcTGCTGAATTTTTTGATCAAGAGTTGGCTTTTAGAGGTGACTTAGCTGACCAACCTGTGGGCGACTTAAGTGAGATTGCAGAGGGTGAGGACCAACAAGAGGATGAGTTCCTTGCAAAGATCCGGGATGCTGAAACCCCACTATACCCTAGCTGTTCAAACCACAGCAAGTTATCGGCTATTGTGACTTTGTTTAGGATTAAGACACATAATGGCTGGTCGGATAAGAGCTTCAATGAACTGCTTCAGACATTGCCAAGCATGTTGCCAGATGGTAATGTCTTTCACACATCATTGTATGAtgtcaagaaatttttaaagagcTTTCATATGGGATATGAAAAGATCGACGCATGTGTTAATGATTGCTGCCTCTTcagaaagaagttaaagaagctTGATAAATGTCCCAAATGTAATGCTTCACGGTGGAAGACTAATAAGCGGACTAATGAGGTAAAGAAAGGTGTCCCACAGAAAGtattaagatattttccaaTTATACCAAGGCTGAAGAGAATGTTCAGATCAGAGGACATGGCTAAGGACTTACGGTGGCATTACACTAACAAGAGCACTGATGGAAAACTTCGACATCCAGTAGATTCTGTTACATGGGCTCAGATGAATGAGAAGTATCCTTCATTTGCAGCTGAAGAAAGGAACATACGGCTTGGGCTGTCCACAGATGGATTTAATCCATTCAACATGAAGAATAGTAATTATAGTAGCTGGCCTGTGCTATTGGTAAACTACAATTTGCCTCCTCACCTTtgtatgaagaaggagaatataATGTTGACATTATTGATTCCTGGTCCACAACAACCAGGTAATAATATTGATGTCTACCTAGAACCTCTTATTGAGGATTTGAATCATCTGTGGAAGAATGGAGAGCTAACGTATGATGCTTTTAGTAAAAGTACATTTACTCTAAAGGCAATGCTTCTCTGGACCATTAGTGATTTTCCTGCGTATGGAAATCTTGCTGGTTGTAAAGTAAAAGGTAAAATGGGATGTCCTATGTGTGGGAAAAATACTGATAGTATGTGGTTGAAGTTTAGCAGGAAACATGTCTACATGTGTCATAGAAAAGGTTTGGCTCCAACACACAGATATAGGGAAAAGAAGACTTGGTTTGATGGAAAAGTTGAGCATAGGAGAAAGTCAAGAATTTTAACTGGTCATGAAGTTCATCAGAATCTGAAAAACTTCCAAAATGATTTCGGAAATGTGAAAAAGGCtgggatgaagagaaagagaactgTCTANAAGTGA